A part of Stegostoma tigrinum isolate sSteTig4 chromosome 6, sSteTig4.hap1, whole genome shotgun sequence genomic DNA contains:
- the urad gene encoding 2-oxo-4-hydroxy-4-carboxy-5-ureidoimidazoline decarboxylase — MEMQVVNAMNYEQFVDVFGNVIEKCPLIAAAVWTKRPFPSVSALEKRFGDFIDSLPRSGKEGILRCHPDLAGRDLLRGTLSAESQAEQNRAGLTTLTASQRFQLTELNAAYKNKFHFPFVICARMNDRESIMNQLSSRIHNSPEQELQISIKEVLKICHLRLLDIISPVAHTTKL, encoded by the exons ATGGAAATGCAAGTGGTTAACGCCATGAATTATGAACAGTTTGTTGATGTGTTTGGGAATGTGATTGAGAAGTGTCCTCTCATTGCAGCTGCAGTTTGGACAAAGCGTCCCTTTCCGAGTGTGAGCGCTTTGGAAAAAAGATTTGGAGATTTTATAGATTCCTTGCCTCGGTCAG GGAAGGAGGGAATTCTACGATGTCACCCAGACCTGGCTGGGAGAGATCTACTCAGAGGAACACTCTCTGCTGAATCCCAGGCTGAGCAGAACCGAGCTGGGTTAACCACCCTCACTGCCAGCCAGAGATTCCAGCTGACTGAGCTAAATGCTGCTTACAAGAACAAATTCCACTTCCCGTTTGTGATCTGTGCCAGGATGAACGACCGAGAAAGCATAATGAACCAGCTGAGCAGCAGGATCCACAACAGCCCAGAGCAGGAGCTGCAGATCAGTATTAAAGAGGTTTTAAAAATCTGTCACCTCCGTCTTTTAGATATCATTAGTCCAGTTGCCCACACCACCAAACTTTAA